In uncultured Methanobacterium sp., a genomic segment contains:
- the alaS gene encoding alanine--tRNA ligase: MSVQLEKLGYTKKTCKTCGNDFWSIGERETCGDAPCDEYQFIGNPATPQKHDLFSIQDLFIRFFQERGHTPIRRYPVLAKRWRDDVFLVGASIYNFQPWVTSGQTKPPANPLVVAQPSIRLNDVDNVGRTGRHMTCFTMGAHHAFNSPEDEIYWKDETVKYCHDFITHLGINGEEITFIESWWEGGGNSGPCYEVCVRGVELATLVFIQYRTLPGGEKEEIPLKIVDTGYGLERFAWISQGTPTAYDASFGPVIKELQEMAGVELNHRILGENAQVAGMMDIEDIADLKVLRSRVAERLGITVEELKEATEPMEAIYVIADHTRCLAFMLADGVIPSNVKEGYLARLILRRTIRFIKKLGLQESLGNIMNIQLNFLSQTYPEIRNHQEHILRVIELEEKRYSKTIRKGHQMVKKSIKYLKKDKKDEMPLDMLIKLYDSQGLPPETVEEVARELDFTVNVPDNFYTLVAAEHSEEAVEEKAPVELDFPETSLMFYDDPQQTEFTARYMGSYQNNIILDQTIFYPEGGGQPSDTGYLDTGEEKIRVLHAEKLNGIVLHRVEEDKLEKLKHRTGSTLKGKIDWNRRIALARNHTATHLLVAAARKVLGDHIWQAGAQKGVKKSRIDLSHYQRISEEELHQIELIANQWVMDNIPLKTQWMDRTDAEKKYGFILYQGGVVPGTSIRVVQIPGVDVQACAGTHCEYTGQIGLVKVNRTERIQDGVERLEFSAGVAAVESMQNNDALLHESAAVFKVEANQLPKTSERFFTEWKAFKNDIKRLQKQVAELKTESLINQTEEINSLSFLSDKVDADIGELVKMVTQLTDDRGVDLVILGNGEGKIAGAASENAINKGIKINEIIKEAAAIMGGGGGGRPNLAQGAGKNGEKISEALESVRTAVKDRLAQKNLNGF, translated from the coding sequence ATGTCTGTCCAGTTGGAAAAACTTGGTTACACCAAAAAAACTTGTAAAACCTGTGGAAATGATTTTTGGTCCATAGGCGAACGTGAAACATGTGGCGATGCACCCTGTGATGAATATCAATTCATTGGAAACCCAGCCACACCACAAAAACACGATTTATTCTCAATTCAGGATCTTTTCATACGATTCTTCCAGGAACGGGGTCACACCCCCATCAGGAGATACCCTGTCCTGGCTAAGCGCTGGAGAGATGATGTTTTTCTGGTAGGAGCGTCCATCTATAACTTCCAGCCATGGGTAACCTCTGGACAGACAAAACCACCTGCCAATCCGCTGGTAGTAGCCCAACCTTCCATTCGCTTGAACGACGTGGATAATGTAGGGCGCACTGGTAGACACATGACCTGCTTCACAATGGGAGCACACCATGCATTTAATTCTCCTGAGGATGAAATTTACTGGAAAGATGAGACTGTAAAGTACTGCCATGATTTCATAACCCATCTTGGAATAAATGGAGAAGAAATCACCTTCATTGAATCATGGTGGGAAGGTGGAGGGAACTCCGGACCCTGCTACGAAGTCTGCGTGAGGGGAGTGGAACTGGCCACCCTGGTTTTCATACAGTACCGCACCCTACCTGGAGGTGAAAAGGAAGAAATACCCCTGAAGATAGTGGATACTGGATATGGATTAGAAAGGTTTGCCTGGATAAGCCAAGGCACACCCACTGCCTATGATGCATCATTTGGACCAGTAATAAAAGAACTTCAGGAAATGGCTGGTGTTGAACTTAACCATCGTATCCTGGGTGAAAACGCCCAAGTAGCAGGGATGATGGACATCGAGGACATTGCTGATTTGAAAGTCCTGCGGAGCAGGGTGGCTGAGAGATTGGGAATCACCGTGGAAGAGTTGAAAGAAGCCACCGAGCCAATGGAAGCTATTTACGTTATTGCTGATCACACCAGATGCCTGGCCTTTATGCTGGCTGATGGTGTTATACCATCCAATGTTAAGGAAGGTTATTTAGCACGTTTAATCCTCCGCCGAACCATACGCTTCATAAAAAAATTAGGACTCCAGGAATCCCTGGGAAACATCATGAACATCCAGTTGAACTTCCTCTCCCAGACCTATCCTGAGATCCGCAACCACCAGGAGCACATTTTACGGGTAATTGAACTGGAAGAAAAACGTTACAGTAAAACCATCCGAAAAGGACATCAGATGGTTAAAAAAAGTATCAAATACCTGAAAAAGGATAAAAAGGATGAAATGCCCCTGGACATGCTAATTAAACTCTACGATTCCCAGGGACTGCCCCCGGAAACTGTGGAAGAAGTGGCCAGGGAGCTGGACTTCACAGTGAATGTGCCGGATAACTTCTACACATTGGTGGCAGCCGAACACTCCGAGGAAGCTGTTGAAGAAAAAGCACCAGTTGAACTGGACTTCCCGGAAACTAGTCTCATGTTCTACGATGACCCCCAGCAAACAGAATTCACAGCCCGGTACATGGGATCGTACCAGAACAACATCATACTGGATCAGACCATATTCTACCCTGAAGGAGGGGGACAACCATCTGATACAGGTTACCTGGATACTGGGGAAGAAAAGATCAGGGTCTTACATGCTGAAAAGCTGAATGGAATTGTCTTACACCGGGTGGAAGAGGATAAACTCGAAAAACTCAAACACCGAACCGGATCAACCCTTAAAGGAAAAATTGACTGGAACCGTAGAATTGCTCTAGCCCGTAACCACACAGCTACCCACCTTCTGGTAGCAGCAGCCAGGAAGGTTCTGGGAGACCACATCTGGCAGGCAGGAGCACAAAAAGGTGTTAAAAAGTCCAGAATAGACCTCTCACATTACCAGCGTATCAGTGAAGAAGAACTCCACCAGATCGAACTCATAGCCAACCAGTGGGTGATGGATAACATTCCCCTCAAGACACAGTGGATGGACCGAACCGATGCCGAGAAGAAATATGGATTCATACTGTACCAGGGTGGAGTGGTACCCGGAACAAGTATCAGGGTAGTTCAGATCCCGGGTGTTGATGTGCAGGCCTGTGCCGGTACACACTGCGAATATACCGGACAGATAGGTCTGGTGAAGGTTAACCGGACCGAAAGGATCCAGGATGGAGTGGAACGCCTGGAATTCTCTGCTGGTGTTGCAGCAGTAGAATCAATGCAGAACAATGATGCACTCCTACATGAAAGTGCTGCAGTGTTTAAAGTGGAAGCAAATCAGCTTCCCAAGACCAGTGAAAGGTTCTTCACTGAATGGAAGGCCTTCAAGAATGATATTAAACGTTTGCAAAAACAGGTTGCTGAGCTTAAAACAGAATCCCTAATTAACCAGACCGAAGAGATCAATTCCCTATCGTTTTTATCAGATAAAGTGGATGCAGATATTGGTGAACTGGTTAAAATGGTCACCCAACTCACCGATGACAGAGGAGTGGATCTGGTCATCCTGGGTAATGGGGAAGGTAAAATTGCTGGTGCGGCATCTGAAAATGCCATAAATAAGGGAATTAAAATCAATGAGATCATCAAGGAAGCTGCAGCCATTATGGGTGGTGGAGGAGGTGGAAGACCTAACCTGGCCCAGGGAGCAGGAAAAAACGGAGAGAAAATCTCTGAAGCCCTTGAATCTGTACGCACTGCTGTGAAGGACAGGCTGGCCCAGAAAAATCTTAATGGATTTTGA
- the rpl12p gene encoding 50S ribosomal protein P1, which produces MEYIYAAMLLHTAGQEVNEESVKKVLEAAGSEADDARVKALIAALEDVDIEEAIEKTAVAAAPAAAAPAAAAEAEEEAEEEEDEEEAEEEAAAGLGALFG; this is translated from the coding sequence ATGGAATACATATACGCAGCAATGTTATTGCACACAGCAGGTCAGGAAGTTAATGAAGAAAGTGTAAAGAAAGTTTTAGAAGCAGCAGGTTCAGAAGCAGACGACGCAAGGGTAAAAGCATTAATCGCAGCCCTAGAAGACGTTGACATTGAAGAAGCTATTGAAAAAACCGCTGTAGCAGCAGCTCCAGCAGCAGCAGCTCCAGCAGCAGCCGCAGAAGCTGAAGAAGAAGCTGAAGAAGAGGAAGACGAAGAAGAAGCTGAAGAAGAAGCTGCCGCCGGTCTCGGCGCACTCTTCGGATAA
- a CDS encoding 50S ribosomal protein L10: MPHVAEWKKEEVKELKDLIESHTVVGMADLSDIPAPQLQKMRQSLRGSAKLKMSRKTLMDLALNDSKKSNVKVLVDHMDGQPALIFTDMNPFKLYKILEDSKTPAPARAGSTAITDIVVPKGDTGFMPGPILGELQKIGIPAKIEKGKIVITEDKTIVAEGDVISRDVAGMLTRLDIYPMEVGINLKAAYEDETVYTSDVLFIDEDKTISDIQKAYTQALNLSVNAVVFNSVSTPVIISKAAGEALNLAFNAEILTSKTTDLLLAKAYSQMLAVASEASAQNAEAVDDELREKLNATASAAAKPAEEEKEEEEEEEEEEDNEEDAAAGLGALFG, from the coding sequence ATGCCACATGTAGCCGAATGGAAAAAGGAAGAGGTTAAAGAGCTTAAAGACCTTATCGAAAGCCACACCGTAGTAGGGATGGCCGATCTTTCCGATATACCAGCCCCTCAGCTTCAAAAAATGCGTCAGAGCCTAAGGGGAAGTGCTAAGCTCAAAATGTCCAGGAAGACCCTGATGGATCTGGCATTGAATGATTCAAAAAAATCCAATGTCAAAGTGCTTGTAGATCATATGGATGGTCAGCCAGCATTAATATTCACAGATATGAATCCTTTCAAGCTCTATAAAATCTTAGAAGACAGCAAAACTCCTGCTCCTGCAAGGGCAGGGAGTACTGCCATCACAGATATTGTAGTGCCTAAGGGTGATACTGGTTTCATGCCCGGCCCCATACTAGGAGAACTGCAGAAAATCGGTATCCCTGCCAAAATAGAAAAGGGTAAAATAGTTATAACTGAAGACAAAACCATAGTTGCAGAAGGAGATGTGATCTCACGTGACGTGGCCGGCATGCTGACCCGTCTGGATATCTATCCCATGGAAGTGGGAATCAACCTTAAAGCAGCTTATGAAGATGAAACAGTTTACACCTCTGACGTCCTATTCATAGATGAGGATAAAACCATATCTGACATACAGAAAGCATACACTCAGGCACTGAACCTTTCAGTGAATGCAGTGGTGTTCAACAGTGTATCAACCCCTGTCATCATATCCAAAGCAGCAGGAGAAGCACTGAACCTGGCTTTCAATGCAGAAATATTAACCTCCAAAACAACCGACCTCTTACTGGCCAAGGCCTACTCCCAGATGCTGGCTGTGGCCTCTGAAGCATCAGCCCAGAATGCTGAAGCAGTTGACGATGAACTTCGCGAGAAGCTAAACGCAACCGCAAGTGCAGCAGCCAAACCAGCTGAAGAAGAAAAAGAGGAAGAAGAAGAGGAAGAAGAGGAAGAAGATAACGAAGAGGATGCAGCCGCTGGTTTAGGTGCTCTCTTTGGATAA
- a CDS encoding 50S ribosomal protein L1 codes for MKQEILEAVKKAKEESKPRNFTQSVDVVITIKDLDVKKPENRIDEEVLLPNGRGKDVKIAFIADGELALQAKNAGADLVINKGELEEMGKDRKEAKKIANRHDFFVAQADMMPLVGRFLGPVLGPRKKMPKPVPATIKPEPIMERLKSTVKVRIKDQPVIQALVGTQDMDDELIAANIEAIMVVLDQKLEKGRNQIKSLYVKTTMGPVARVI; via the coding sequence GTGAAACAAGAGATCTTAGAAGCGGTGAAGAAGGCTAAGGAGGAATCCAAGCCGAGAAACTTCACACAATCCGTTGATGTGGTTATTACCATCAAGGATTTAGACGTGAAAAAACCTGAAAACCGCATAGACGAGGAAGTTCTTCTCCCTAATGGACGGGGTAAAGATGTGAAGATCGCCTTTATTGCCGATGGTGAACTGGCCCTACAGGCCAAGAATGCCGGAGCAGATCTGGTGATCAACAAAGGAGAACTGGAAGAAATGGGCAAAGATCGAAAAGAGGCCAAAAAGATTGCCAACAGGCATGATTTCTTTGTGGCCCAAGCCGATATGATGCCCCTGGTAGGAAGATTCCTGGGACCAGTACTGGGACCAAGGAAGAAAATGCCAAAACCAGTTCCCGCCACTATCAAACCCGAACCCATAATGGAGAGGCTTAAAAGCACAGTAAAAGTGAGAATAAAAGACCAACCAGTTATACAGGCATTAGTCGGTACACAGGACATGGATGATGAGCTCATTGCTGCTAACATAGAAGCGATTATGGTAGTCTTAGATCAAAAACTGGAAAAAGGACGCAACCAGATAAAATCCCTGTACGTGAAAACCACCATGGGCCCTGTAGCGAGGGTGATCTAA
- a CDS encoding 50S ribosomal protein L11, with amino-acid sequence MATETVEILIDGGKATPGPPLGPAIGPLGINMMQVVEQINQKTADFEGMKVPVKIIVDTSNKEFEVTVGTPPTTALIIDELKIEKGSQDPGTDKVADLKIEQALKVARMKFEALLSADFKNATKEVVGTCVSMGITVEGKDPREVQKEISQGVYDEQLVEKA; translated from the coding sequence ATGGCAACAGAAACCGTTGAAATACTAATAGATGGCGGTAAAGCCACTCCCGGCCCACCATTAGGTCCAGCAATCGGACCCCTAGGTATCAATATGATGCAAGTGGTGGAACAGATAAACCAGAAAACAGCAGACTTCGAAGGCATGAAAGTACCAGTGAAGATCATAGTGGACACCTCAAACAAAGAGTTCGAGGTTACAGTAGGAACACCACCAACTACCGCACTGATCATTGACGAGCTGAAGATCGAAAAGGGTTCCCAAGACCCTGGAACAGACAAAGTAGCTGATCTAAAAATAGAACAGGCACTTAAAGTTGCCAGGATGAAGTTCGAAGCTCTTCTTTCAGCAGATTTCAAAAATGCCACCAAAGAAGTTGTAGGTACCTGTGTAAGTATGGGTATCACTGTGGAAGGTAAAGATCCACGGGAAGTGCAGAAAGAAATCAGTCAGGGTGTCTACGACGAACAGTTAGTAGAAAAAGCCTGA
- a CDS encoding transcription elongation factor Spt5 → MIYAIRTLVGQEKNVARIIARNVKDSGIGVSAVLVPESLRGYILVESSTKLDLQNPAFKVPHMKGAIEGDIPYEEIKSFLKPEPIIASIQKGSIVELISGPFKGEKAKVVRIDESREDVVLELIEAAVPIPVTVKGDQIRLIQKEAD, encoded by the coding sequence TTGATCTATGCAATAAGAACCCTGGTTGGTCAGGAAAAAAACGTGGCCCGAATAATTGCCAGGAATGTTAAAGACAGTGGGATTGGAGTGAGTGCAGTACTGGTTCCAGAAAGCTTACGTGGATATATCCTAGTCGAATCATCCACCAAGCTGGATCTGCAGAATCCAGCATTTAAAGTGCCTCATATGAAAGGAGCCATAGAAGGAGACATCCCATACGAAGAGATAAAAAGCTTTTTAAAGCCGGAACCAATAATAGCTTCCATACAGAAGGGAAGTATTGTGGAACTGATATCCGGACCATTTAAAGGCGAAAAAGCCAAAGTGGTTCGTATTGATGAATCCAGAGAAGATGTGGTTCTGGAACTTATTGAAGCAGCAGTTCCTATCCCAGTTACAGTTAAAGGTGATCAAATTAGATTAATACAGAAGGAGGCAGATTAA
- a CDS encoding protein translocase SEC61 complex subunit gamma has product MNLNKESMESFIKQCQRVLKVSKKPDREEYINVAKVTGIGIILIGVIGFIISIIGQLIQGTG; this is encoded by the coding sequence ATGAATTTAAACAAAGAATCAATGGAAAGTTTTATAAAGCAGTGCCAAAGAGTGCTAAAAGTCTCTAAAAAGCCAGATAGAGAAGAGTACATAAATGTGGCCAAAGTAACCGGTATTGGAATTATCCTGATTGGAGTAATCGGTTTTATAATCAGTATAATCGGTCAGCTCATTCAAGGTACTGGATAA
- the ftsZ gene encoding cell division protein FtsZ, with protein sequence MKSIIDNTIKESEKRRDRKASAERRGYDSSIDQELEDIIHRSRAKICVVGTGGGGNNTVSRLTEIGIEGAETISMNTDAQDLFYSVADKKILIGRSTCGGLGAGGMPEVGEECAEESDEEIKEKLDGADMVFVTCGMGGGTGTGSAPVIAKMAKKIGALTIAVATMPFSAEGLRRRENAEKGLEKLQSAADTVIVIPNDKLLEVAPNLPINKAFMVADELLGRAVKGITELITKPGLVSLDFADIRSIMMGSGMAMIGMGESDSGDRAIESVHEALNSPLLDLDISNAKGALINISGSSDLTLNEAEKVVQIVADELDPDANIIWGTQIQEELQNTIRTTIVVAGVKSPYIFGIHGEPEYIEERQKEKIPESSLEEFIDGVF encoded by the coding sequence TTGAAATCTATTATAGACAATACCATAAAGGAATCCGAAAAAAGAAGGGATAGAAAAGCATCCGCAGAGCGTCGTGGATATGATAGTAGCATCGACCAAGAGTTAGAAGACATCATTCATCGAAGTCGAGCTAAGATCTGTGTTGTTGGAACTGGAGGAGGTGGAAACAATACTGTTTCCAGATTAACTGAAATCGGTATTGAAGGAGCCGAAACCATTTCCATGAACACTGATGCACAGGATCTGTTCTACTCAGTCGCCGACAAGAAAATACTAATAGGTAGAAGTACCTGCGGAGGACTGGGTGCCGGAGGCATGCCCGAAGTCGGAGAAGAATGCGCCGAAGAAAGTGATGAAGAAATAAAGGAAAAACTCGACGGAGCAGACATGGTCTTCGTGACCTGCGGTATGGGTGGTGGAACTGGAACCGGTTCAGCACCAGTCATTGCCAAAATGGCCAAGAAGATCGGTGCCCTAACCATTGCCGTGGCTACCATGCCCTTCAGTGCAGAGGGACTTCGTCGCAGGGAAAACGCAGAAAAAGGACTGGAAAAACTTCAAAGCGCTGCTGATACCGTCATTGTCATCCCTAACGACAAACTTCTGGAAGTAGCTCCTAACCTGCCTATTAACAAGGCATTCATGGTGGCTGATGAACTTCTGGGAAGGGCAGTTAAGGGAATAACCGAGCTCATCACCAAACCAGGACTGGTTAGTCTGGACTTCGCTGATATCCGGAGTATTATGATGGGATCTGGCATGGCCATGATTGGTATGGGTGAATCTGACTCTGGAGACCGAGCCATAGAATCAGTACACGAAGCTTTAAACAGCCCACTTCTCGACCTGGACATCTCCAATGCCAAAGGAGCACTGATAAACATTTCAGGAAGCTCTGATTTGACATTAAACGAAGCTGAGAAGGTTGTACAGATTGTAGCTGATGAACTGGACCCTGATGCAAACATAATCTGGGGAACCCAGATCCAGGAAGAACTGCAAAACACCATCCGCACCACCATTGTGGTGGCTGGAGTTAAATCACCATACATCTTTGGCATACATGGTGAACCAGAATACATTGAAGAAAGACAAAAAGAAAAAATACCAGAATCATCCCTTGAAGAATTCATCGACGGTGTTTTTTAA
- a CDS encoding pyruvate kinase alpha/beta domain-containing protein yields the protein MEKKIVYFEKTGAENTDKVIELVKERKKELGIENIVVASVSGLTSVKVLENIPDAQVVSITHHAGFRGGDDLELDPEYTKKLEEAGVPIYIGSHSLSGVGRGISNKFGGITPVEIIAGTLRLFSQGVKVCVEISVMAADAGLIPTDKEVIAIGGTAKGVDTAVVLKPAHMGNFFDLKINEIIAMPRP from the coding sequence ATGGAAAAAAAGATTGTTTATTTCGAAAAAACAGGTGCAGAAAACACAGATAAAGTAATAGAACTGGTCAAAGAAAGGAAAAAAGAACTGGGAATTGAAAATATTGTAGTGGCATCTGTATCCGGGTTAACCAGTGTTAAAGTTTTAGAAAACATACCCGATGCACAGGTAGTTAGTATTACTCACCATGCAGGATTTCGGGGTGGAGATGACCTGGAGCTGGATCCAGAATATACTAAAAAACTGGAAGAAGCAGGTGTACCTATATACATAGGATCCCACTCTCTCAGTGGCGTGGGAAGAGGAATAAGTAACAAATTTGGAGGCATCACCCCTGTTGAAATCATTGCTGGCACCTTACGACTATTTTCACAGGGAGTGAAGGTTTGTGTGGAGATCAGTGTTATGGCAGCCGACGCTGGACTTATACCCACCGATAAAGAAGTAATAGCCATAGGTGGTACTGCTAAAGGCGTGGATACTGCTGTGGTTTTAAAGCCAGCACACATGGGTAACTTCTTTGACCTAAAGATAAATGAAATCATTGCTATGCCTCGACCTTAA
- the comA gene encoding phosphosulfolactate synthase encodes MNAFDFLTPQRNPKTGTGITMMLDKGIGPVSLIDILEISGRYVDLAKFGWGTSAIHNREMIKEKVEIYRSYDINPYPGGTLFEIAYLQNKFDEFLDEAEKLGFGAVEISDGTIEISPEERANIISIVKDRGFLTITEVGKKDPEKDHLLTANNRLELVNQDLKSGADLVLIEAREGGKGIGLFDDQGAVKEDELKILSEGVDTDKIIWEAPQKNQQAYFILKFGANVNLGNIPPEEITALETMRLGLRGDTLGKVNLG; translated from the coding sequence ATGAATGCTTTTGATTTTCTCACCCCTCAACGCAACCCTAAAACTGGAACCGGGATTACCATGATGTTAGATAAGGGAATTGGCCCGGTTTCCCTAATAGATATCCTTGAAATTTCAGGAAGATATGTTGATCTGGCAAAGTTTGGTTGGGGAACCTCTGCCATTCACAACCGGGAAATGATCAAGGAGAAAGTGGAAATTTATCGTTCTTACGATATTAACCCTTATCCTGGTGGGACTCTGTTTGAAATTGCATATCTCCAAAATAAGTTTGATGAATTTTTAGATGAAGCAGAAAAACTGGGATTTGGAGCAGTGGAGATATCGGATGGAACCATTGAAATTTCCCCGGAAGAAAGGGCAAATATAATCTCAATTGTAAAAGACAGGGGATTTTTGACCATAACTGAAGTGGGAAAAAAGGATCCTGAGAAGGATCATCTACTAACTGCCAATAATCGTCTGGAACTAGTTAATCAGGACTTGAAATCTGGTGCAGACCTGGTTTTAATTGAGGCTAGGGAAGGGGGGAAAGGAATAGGTCTCTTTGATGATCAGGGAGCAGTTAAGGAAGATGAGCTAAAAATACTGAGTGAAGGTGTGGATACAGATAAAATAATATGGGAAGCTCCCCAAAAAAATCAGCAAGCCTATTTCATTTTAAAGTTCGGAGCCAATGTTAATTTAGGTAATATTCCTCCAGAAGAGATCACAGCCCTGGAAACCATGCGATTGGGACTCAGAGGAGACACTTTAGGAAAGGTGAATCTGGGATGA
- a CDS encoding ATP-binding cassette domain-containing protein, producing the protein MIEEITILGGFDKQENEEPVKKVVIKRGEIFGVVGPTGSGKSSLIGDIEQLSQKDTFSRRKILVNGEEPSYEDRTNPRKKMVAQLSQNMNFLADMSVGDFLSLHAKCRGASSKCVNAVIDLANTLTGEPIKKDHDLTILSGGQSRALMVADVAIISNSPIVLIDEIENAGIRKHDALEALAGHGKVVMVVTHDPVLALMTDKRIVMKNGGMQTVIATSEEEKAISKKLNKIDELMLNLRDKVRNGEIIQDIVIEDLKL; encoded by the coding sequence ATGATAGAAGAAATAACCATATTAGGCGGTTTTGATAAGCAGGAAAATGAGGAACCCGTCAAAAAAGTAGTAATCAAGAGAGGTGAAATATTTGGAGTGGTCGGACCCACTGGAAGTGGTAAAAGCTCTCTAATTGGTGATATTGAACAGCTCTCTCAGAAAGACACATTCTCCCGTAGAAAGATTCTGGTCAACGGTGAAGAACCCAGTTACGAGGATCGAACCAATCCTCGAAAGAAGATGGTGGCCCAGCTATCCCAAAACATGAATTTCCTGGCAGATATGAGTGTGGGAGACTTCCTAAGTTTACATGCTAAGTGTCGTGGAGCCAGCAGCAAATGTGTAAATGCAGTTATTGATCTGGCCAACACATTAACCGGAGAACCCATAAAAAAGGACCATGACCTCACCATATTAAGTGGAGGTCAATCAAGAGCCCTTATGGTTGCAGACGTTGCCATAATCAGTAATTCCCCCATTGTCCTTATTGATGAAATAGAAAATGCAGGAATCCGTAAGCATGACGCCCTGGAAGCACTGGCAGGTCATGGTAAAGTGGTGATGGTGGTAACCCATGACCCGGTACTGGCCCTGATGACGGATAAACGAATTGTAATGAAAAATGGTGGAATGCAGACCGTAATAGCCACCAGTGAAGAAGAAAAAGCAATATCTAAAAAATTAAATAAGATAGATGAGTTAATGCTAAATTTACGTGATAAAGTTCGTAATGGGGAAATTATCCAAGATATTGTAATAGAAGATTTAAAATTGTGA
- a CDS encoding GTP-binding protein: MRMVIVAGTPGSGKTAVLIHALRSLNEMGLKSAVVKVDCLYTDDDTKFAKIGVPTKVGLSMDMCPDHYAIYNLEEMVNWADENQSEVLVVETAGLCHRCAPFTVNSLGVCVIDATSGPNTPLKVGPFLSTADIAVITKGDMISQAEREIFRERILEVNPKCKIIEANGLSGQGCAELAEEIMNSQEVTIEGEKLRHSAPLAVCTLCVGETKVNKKYHRGILRRINGFQSYEGE; the protein is encoded by the coding sequence ATGAGAATGGTAATTGTTGCCGGAACACCAGGTTCTGGAAAAACTGCAGTTTTGATTCATGCTCTACGCAGTTTAAATGAAATGGGATTAAAATCAGCTGTGGTGAAAGTAGACTGTCTCTACACTGATGATGATACTAAATTTGCCAAGATAGGGGTTCCAACTAAGGTGGGACTGTCCATGGACATGTGCCCTGACCACTACGCTATCTACAATCTGGAAGAAATGGTGAACTGGGCCGATGAAAACCAGTCCGAGGTATTAGTAGTTGAAACAGCAGGATTATGCCATAGATGTGCACCTTTCACTGTGAATTCCCTGGGAGTCTGTGTTATAGATGCCACCAGTGGCCCTAACACTCCTCTCAAGGTAGGACCTTTCCTGAGCACAGCAGATATTGCAGTAATCACCAAGGGTGACATGATATCTCAAGCGGAAAGGGAGATATTCCGGGAACGGATTTTAGAAGTCAACCCTAAATGTAAAATAATAGAAGCCAATGGTTTAAGTGGCCAGGGCTGTGCTGAACTGGCTGAGGAGATCATGAACTCACAGGAAGTCACCATAGAAGGTGAAAAACTGCGACACTCCGCACCCCTGGCAGTGTGCACCTTGTGTGTAGGAGAGACCAAGGTTAACAAGAAGTACCACCGAGGTATACTCCGCCGAATCAATGGATTCCAGAGTTATGAAGGAGAATAA